Within the Gadus chalcogrammus isolate NIFS_2021 chromosome 20, NIFS_Gcha_1.0, whole genome shotgun sequence genome, the region ATGTTCACTATTGTCAGAATTTAATTtgtaaagtagcaatgtaaaatatttatattgtatttcaACTTCATTATGCCTATGGTATGATACTAATGATCAACACAGATATATACCATTCTATTCAAAATATTTTAATTTACCTCTGGCATTTTCTGTTTTGGCCTTCCTGGACCCTCCCCTTTTCCTCTGCTGCCGAACGGTTGAAAGATCGGAGAGGGACCTATGGAAGTGTCTGTCTCGTCCAATGAGATCAGCTCCTGTGCGAGACACTTCAGAAGCTCATCCGTCATTGGCCCCTCCCCCACTTCATCCAGGCATTCTCTGTACACGGGCGAGATGGTGCCGTTGCTTCTGTGAGAGGTCCGGGAGTTGATCTTTGTTTGCTGTGGGCTTTGAGATCGCACAGGCTCAGGAACCTGATGGTATgtctctcctccgtctctgCTTCTACTGCTGTGGGCCGATGAAGTCCTTCGATTGTGTGGATTTAGTTCATGGCCGTCCTGAAGGTCTTCGATATCATGGCGGCGAGAAGATCGCTCCCGCTGCATCCGTCGAGCTGACGACAGTTGGTCTGGTTTGAGTGTTTCAGATCCATATCCAGATTGCACCTCCTGAATAACGGACATCATTCGATCCCTTCCCCGGTCCGAAGAGGGCTCAAGatacttctcctcctcttcctcactttcCTCGGTCAGAAAAGACTCAGGCTGTGTTTGCAAACCCAGTTTAGGAACATCCTCCATTTTGTGTGGATCCTTTCCCTGACCAGCAGTCAGACAGGGTTCAACCTTCGACGCCGACACCGCTTTCCTCTTGCCGGTGGACGAAACCACCATCTTCTCCGCCGGGCTTCTCCTCAGCTTTCTGTGCTCCACTGGTTTCTTCAAGGGCTGCTTTTTCACTTTGAAGGTTTGATGGGACTTTCTGGGTGGCATGGACACCGTTCCCACCTTGGGTTTGTCGCAAGAAGCAGAGATTCTCAGCTTGTCGAACATCGGGCCGGCGAACATCTCGTAGATGACCGGCCCGTCGTCCCCTCTGTTTATGGTCTGGAACATgtccttgtaggtgatgaggtCCACCACAGACTTGGACCTCGGACTGGGCACCACCACCGGGGTTCTCTTGGGCTGTGGTGCACTTCTCAGCTCCCTGGCCGCAGGTATCACGTGAGGTCCTTTCTCATTGGACCTGTCAGAGTTTGGACCTTTGCTATAGGTCGGATAGCACCCTGTGACGGACTCGCTGGCCACCGGCGTGTCAGCGTTCTGCTGAGCCACTTCGACTGAGTTTGGTTTGGATTTAACACTACTGACCGTTGCCTCTCCGTTTATAACCAAGTTGGGTTTTTTTCTGACCCTAGTTTTCACTTGTGTTGCAGAAACTGAGTTAGTCTTGGGATCCAGCTTGGACTTGCTCCCATTGAGTATGCCAAAGGATTGAGGGAATTGGGAATTTGTAGCTCTGTTTCTCATTTTCCCGTTTGTTTGTCTCTCTTTAGTCTTTACAGGTTTCACAGGGGACGTCATGAAGTCTCTCTGGCAGTTTTTTTGAGTGAGGTTGACGGTTGTCGTTGGATATTGACCCCTCTCGACTACAGCAATAGTGGCACTGGTCATTACCGTACAAGGCTTCACTTCTTCACCGTCTCCTAGGAAACCGTTCACCGATTGATGAGGGTTCTTCCCAAGTGATGGAACCACAACTTCACGTCCATCTCCAAGCCTACATTGCCTTTCTGAGTACCGGTCATCCGGGTCACAGTTTATGTATTTTGCAGTTCCTTTAATGCATGCTGGGCTTGTATACTCCTCATTGGGATAGGATCGGATCTGATGATGCATCTCATTTTCCACACAAAGGTTGATCATCCGGTCTTCCCTTTCAGAGTCCAATTGTTCAAGCTCATTCTCAAATACCTCTTGTCCGGTAATAACACCCACCCTTATGCTGTCCGACATCAGTGGTTTACCAATGTCAATAGAGTCTCTTGTCTCACCGATTGGGTCTCGATCAAGCACATTGGGAAGGCTGTGAACCATTGCCCCGTGTCTGACAAGGTGCAAACGCTCCCCTGATGTTTTCGCCCTGATTCCCCTCCCGACAGCATCAGCCTTGAGGAAGTACGTTGACGTCAAGTCCCTCTCTACTTCTTCCACCTCATCATCCAGATCGATGGAACTctggttgctgctgctgctggagctctcCTCGCTGCCCCCCCTAGTGGTGGGGCCGGAGCCCCGAGACAGACGCTCTCTCCTCAGCAGAGTCCTGAGGTTCCTGCTGGGCGTGCCCCTGATGGGCTTCAGCGGCatggggtggaggagctgaggaacCAACATGGGCCCTTTGGTGCGACCTTCCAAGGGGGCTAAGAGCTGAgggaggatgtgaggaggaggggcaggcatggagctctgggggggagggaatgACAAAGAAGTGAGACGTTAATAGCAGCTAGCCTTTCAGATACCTCTGTCAAGTGGAAGCGAGGTGTACAGGGATGGATTTTTTTCAATCTGTTGCTTTCTTACATTTCTTCCGGTCCCGTTCCTGTCGTTCTCGTGAGAGCCAAGTCCTAAAAGAGGCACATTTTAAGTTCATACTCAGTATTAGAACAGAGTAGTAGGTAGAATGATCAACTGAACGATCTACCGTTAGTAGGATGATCAAGGTTAGGCTGATAATAGATAATAATCAAAAGAGAACCCATCTCATTCACGGGCTTAGATGAAAGTCCCTAGGTTACTCACGCGTGTGGATATGTGCTCTGGCTAGGAGCAGCGTGTTGGAGTCCAGCAGGGGGACCATGACGCTGGGGGCCGACTGGCTCAGCAGGCAACTGGTCTGCTGCTGGGGCCCAAGGACAAGCCTGGGGGACCCAGAGACCGGCCTGGGGGACCCAGAGACCTGACTCtgtttcctgctgctgctgctggaaatTAACATCCTCGTCAAACACCAGCGAGatgaagagagacaaagagtagGATTTCCTTTTAGCATAATTGTAAACACTGAGGACGCAGGATATTTGATTGGTTAGGGTGTTTCAGCCTGAAGGTTCTGTGTTTGAAGCCCATTGTCTGAAGTCTACCTGTAACGGCAGCCTTGAGCCACAGTAGATGATATCGTGGAGCAGTGCTACACACTTGGTAGCGTGGATGAGGTGTGATATCCCTCAAAACACATGACGTAAAGTTCATTGTGTGTTTTGAGAAACGTTAATAAAAACCATGAATTAAGATGCTTaaacccaacctgctccttaaagtcTCTCATAATCAATCACTGTTACACTGAGTGTCAACGTAATGACTAAATAGCATCGAACCCTCCATTTCTTAGTTGTAAAGAGGCTATGGGAGAATTATTTTTTCCTACCCATCCAAGTGCTCTTGCTTTGGGGTTCCAGGCATGCTGGGGCTCCTGCTCCTGGTAGAGCGGGTGCCAGACTCTCTCTGACCCACCGCAGGTTTATTCCACTCGCTCAGGCTTGGCAGAGATGAACCCCTGCCTCTGATGGGACAACGgaggaaacacacaaatacGTTTTTATGGAAGCCAGTATTTGGATATTGAGTGAGTTTAGATTACGCAAATGCACATGTAAAAACATAATACTGCACAATAAAATGCAGAAccatcactctccctctctcccattaatctcttcctctctctctctcactcttccccactctctctttctctgtctctctgtcactttctctctctctctctctctctctctctctctctctctctctctctctctctctctctctctctctctctctctctctctctctctctctctctctctctctctctccgcttctCAGTTCAAATCACTCTCAATCCTTCTGACAGTTGCTATGAAATAAGACACCAGCTCAAAGAGATGTTCATTCCTCCCCAGCTCACTGGAacgcaacacacaacacatatcCAAGACTCCAGACAATAGTCCTGTTTCATGGACCGGgcatcaccacctcctctctcctcctcctccacctcctcctccctaactGTCCTGTTCAGGGAGAGAACAGGTTGTTCCACTGACTGTGTGCCAGAAGCCTCACTCTATCACTGGAAAGGAGAGAGCTCCTTTATTCTACTGTAGCTACAGCTGAATGCCACTGAGATGTGTTGAGTAGATCTAtgggtgagtgtgggtgtgtgtctgtatatgtttgTAAAAGACACACAGTTGGAGAGAGAAAGTCCCTAGTGTAGCATCTGCCccacaggcatgtgtgtgtgtgtgtgtgtgtgtgtgtgtgtgtgtgtgtgtgtgtgtgtgtgtgtgtgtgtgtgtgtgtgtgtgtgtgtgtgtgtgtgtgtgtgtgtgtgtcacctgtgtACGTATGCATTTAAATAGATGCTGATGTTTACTGCACGCACTGTCAACAACACCCACAAGCCGTATAGTATTTTATGTACACACTAgaagaccgtgtgtgtgtgcgtgtgtgtgtgtgtttgggggttggGCGTGGCAGAGGATCTGATTGGTTGCTACCAACCTGCTCCCTCTTTCTGCGTCCTGGTCGGTCTGCCTGATGTCGCTCTGGGTTTCCATGGCGATCTGGAAACAGAAGGGCAGCCTCttatctgtcacacacacacaaacacgcacacacatacaaaaaaaacatacacacacgcacacacataccagtGTCAGGTTCTAAGTAAGAAACAAAATATTCTTAAAATTAAGAAATGGGTTAAAAACTCCTTTCCTAATTCATTATTAAGTGGCATCTTGAATGCACTTTGATTGAAGTTGCTTTGGACAGAAGCATCCGCTTTATTTATGTGATGTAATGTAAGAATGTTATGCAtcttatatatttaatttgaccGCTTCTTGAACAGTTTTATTAAGAAAAACGTAATCCAAACTACCTCAGAATTTATTGTCATAAATTGACAATTTGTTGAAATTACTTACCGATCAATTAAATAGTTTGTATGTTTGCGTAGCATGAATAAAAGcattaaatacaatgcaaatacattatatatttactCATATGTACGGCAGTATTGTGTTGATAACCCCAACTCCAAGCAGTCCAAACACGTTTAACGCTAAGCGTGACAATGATAAAGAATGAATCACATGAAAAAATATCCTTTTCACCTGCTTCTGTCAGTCCATTGAATCTTCACCGCTACATATTGTAAAAATTGTCCGAGCAGGGAAAGGTTTGCTATGAACGTCCCCGTCGCTGTAATCCCTCTGtcattctttccctctctgtcaaTTATTGTATAActtgtttttttcctctttgcGTCTCACTCTGCgtatcacacaaacactgttcCTCCGACGTTGTACGACTCATGTTATAGGGCTATAGAAAGGCAGACGGGCCGGTTTcttaatgttgtgtgtgtgtgtgtctgacccctccctctcttgttaCTCctattctctccctcctccccttctcctcctctgtccccagACCCTCCCtcaatatttctctctctctctctctcgctctctctctctctctctctctctctctctgtctctctctctctctctctctctctctctctctctctctctctctctctctctctctctctctctgtctctctctctctctctctctctctctctccttggcccctccccccccaatcACCCTAAGGCCTGGGAGGGTTTGTTTGGGTTGGGTGAACAATAGATGCATCTGTGACACTGCATAaaactgtccgtctgtccgtctgtcagtccgtccgtctgtctgtctgtccgtctgtctgtctgtctgtctgtctgtctgtctgtctgtctgtctgtctgtctgtcggtcttccCATCACAAGGTAAAAACAACTTGAGTCCAAGATCCTTACCCTGGCGATTCATTTTGTTGTGGTGAGAATGTGGATTTCCTTCTGAGGTCTGTAACAATTCCTGTAAATAAATAACAGCACATCAACACCAACAAAAATGACCCACAATGGTTCACTCACAATAGTAAATATAAAGGCAGCCTAGTGGACCCTTCTCATGTCTGGATTTCAAGTATTTCTTTGAAGAAATAGTAGAATTGGTTCTATAACGTTTTTTAACCATACCATTTTTGGTTGAAAGTTCTCACGTTGATTGAAAGTTCTCACTATGTAATCATGTTTCATGATAACATGAATAATGAAATGTGAACCCTACAGCCTAACTGAATGTAAACCCAATGTAGACCATAAACTGAATTCCTTC harbors:
- the map3k19 gene encoding mitogen-activated protein kinase kinase kinase 19, whose protein sequence is MLSVRDVDLMQVLVENRLSSPWQPRHGEVVRELLLLSVGWSALDYALNINGPQKDDIVHMLLKVLTKTEGSPGPCLPLDRHSSSELRSEREGSGPEEPASGQPTDGRPGSPRTTPRHSEGELLQTSEGNPHSHHNKMNRQDKRLPFCFQIAMETQSDIRQTDQDAERGSRGRGSSLPSLSEWNKPAVGQRESGTRSTRSRSPSMPGTPKQEHLDGSSSRKQSQVSGSPRPVSGSPRLVLGPQQQTSCLLSQSAPSVMVPLLDSNTLLLARAHIHTRLGSHENDRNGTGRNSSMPAPPPHILPQLLAPLEGRTKGPMLVPQLLHPMPLKPIRGTPSRNLRTLLRRERLSRGSGPTTRGGSEESSSSSSNQSSIDLDDEVEEVERDLTSTYFLKADAVGRGIRAKTSGERLHLVRHGAMVHSLPNVLDRDPIGETRDSIDIGKPLMSDSIRVGVITGQEVFENELEQLDSEREDRMINLCVENEMHHQIRSYPNEEYTSPACIKGTAKYINCDPDDRYSERQCRLGDGREVVVPSLGKNPHQSVNGFLGDGEEVKPCTVMTSATIAVVERGQYPTTTVNLTQKNCQRDFMTSPVKPVKTKERQTNGKMRNRATNSQFPQSFGILNGSKSKLDPKTNSVSATQVKTRVRKKPNLVINGEATVSSVKSKPNSVEVAQQNADTPVASESVTGCYPTYSKGPNSDRSNEKGPHVIPAARELRSAPQPKRTPVVVPSPRSKSVVDLITYKDMFQTINRGDDGPVIYEMFAGPMFDKLRISASCDKPKVGTVSMPPRKSHQTFKVKKQPLKKPVEHRKLRRSPAEKMVVSSTGKRKAVSASKVEPCLTAGQGKDPHKMEDVPKLGLQTQPESFLTEESEEEEEKYLEPSSDRGRDRMMSVIQEVQSGYGSETLKPDQLSSARRMQRERSSRRHDIEDLQDGHELNPHNRRTSSAHSSRSRDGGETYHQVPEPVRSQSPQQTKINSRTSHRSNGTISPVYRECLDEVGEGPMTDELLKCLAQELISLDETDTSIGPSPIFQPFGSRGKGEGPGRPKQKMPEQISSTLDSVVEDTITWTKGEVLGRGAYGTVFCGLTNQGTLIAVKQVSLDTSEPAAADREYGRLQEEVELLKNLTHANIVGFLGTSLRQHMVSIFMEYVPGGSIASVLHRFGPLPEHVLSLYSHQILEGVAYLHLNRVIHRDLKGNNIMLMPTGVVKLIDFGCARRLSRLNPSSSHSADLIKSVHGTPYWMAPEVITESGYGRKSDIWSVGCTVFEMATGKPPLAHMDKLAALFYIGAQRGSMPSLPDGFSRHASSFVDVCLTSDQKLRPSAEQLLKHPFIPNKTRENSPETQRRPCCAAHPDGFCHW